From Candidatus Methylomirabilota bacterium:
CCTGACCTGCTCGATCGGCCTCGCGCCGAACAAGCTCGTGGCCAAGATCGCCTCGGATTTCAAGAAGCCGGACGGGCTGACGGTGGTGCGTCCGGAGGCGGTTCAGGCGTTCCTCGATCCCCTCCCCATCCGCGTCATCCCGGGAATCGGCCCGAAGACCGAGCTGTTCCTCCAGGAACGGGCCCTCCGGACGGTCGGGGAGCTGCGGGCGGTGGCGCCCGCGCAGCTGACGGAGTGGTTCGGCAAGTGGGGCGAGGACCTCGGCCGGCGGGCGCGGGGCGTCTCCGACGACCCGGTCTCGAACGAGTGGGAGCCGAAGTCCGTCGGCGAGCAGGAGACGTTCGAGCTCGACACGCTGGAGCCGGCCTTCGTCCTCGAGCGCGCCCGGCTCCTGGCCCGCGCCGTCTTCGAGCGGCTGCTGGCCGACGGCTTCCGGGCCTTCCGGACGGTGACGGTCACGGTCCGCTTCGCCGACTTCGTCACGACCAGCCGCTCCCACACCGGACGGGCGCCGCTCGCGACCGAGGAGGCCCTCGACGGGGAGGCCCGACGCCTGCTCCAGCCGTTTCTCGATGCCCGCGAGAATCCCCGGCGGAAGAAGATCCGGCTCATCGGGGTCCGGGTGGAGAAGCTCCTGCGCGAGTACCGGGAGCCGGCAGCCCAGGAGCTGATCTGCTTCGACGGCGGAGGGCTGCCCGAGGCCGGCCCGCCGCCCTGAAGGGCGGGGCCG
This genomic window contains:
- the dinB gene encoding DNA polymerase IV, with protein sequence MRIIAHVDMDAFYAAVEERHHPELRGRPIVTGADPKGGMGRGVVTTANYAARKYGIRSAMPISQAWRLAETARRRGEPATAFLRGNHALYREVSGRIMTIVAADAVAFERASIDEAYVDLSALGGFEPAEARCRALKAEIVQREGLTCSIGLAPNKLVAKIASDFKKPDGLTVVRPEAVQAFLDPLPIRVIPGIGPKTELFLQERALRTVGELRAVAPAQLTEWFGKWGEDLGRRARGVSDDPVSNEWEPKSVGEQETFELDTLEPAFVLERARLLARAVFERLLADGFRAFRTVTVTVRFADFVTTSRSHTGRAPLATEEALDGEARRLLQPFLDARENPRRKKIRLIGVRVEKLLREYREPAAQELICFDGGGLPEAGPPP